The DNA segment CTGGAGCAGTTGCACCAGCCACTCGACGTCGCTCAGGCCTCCCCGGCCGAGTTTAAGATGGCGTGACGGATCGGCTCCGCGGGGAAGCCGTTCCGATTCCATCCGTGCCTTCAACCGGCGGATCTCCCGCAGGCCTTGACTGGAAATGGCCTCCGGATACCGGATCGGGTCGATCAGCTGGGTGAACGCCGCGGCCAGCTCGTCGCTTCCTGCGACAGGCAACGCACGCAGCAGTGCCTGCGACTCCCAGACCAAGGCCCAGCGCCGGTAGTACTCTCGGAAGGACTCCAGCGACCGCACCATCGGACCCTGCTTGCCTTCAGGCCGCAGATCAGCGTCGATCTCCAGCACCCGCTCCGCCTGGATGGCAGGCGTGCAGGGCTGCTGCAGCAGAGCGGACAGCTGACTGACAATCCGCTCGGCCTGACCCTGCGCCGCTGCCTCATCGGCGCCGGGATGGGCACGGTGCACATACATTACGTCCGCATCCGAACCATAGGTGATCTCCCGACCGCCCTGCCTGCCCATCGCGACGACGACGACGTCGGTCAGCGGGGCTTCGTTGGCGAACACCGCACCCTCGGCGACATGCAGCGCGCCGAGAATAGCTGCCCGGTCGGTGGCGGACAGCGCCGCCCCCACCTCTGACTGGTCCAGCAGACCGGAGCTGTCGGCAATCGCAATCCGCAATAATTCCCGACGGCGGATCAACCGGATCAGCCGCATCGCCTCCCGCGGCTCCGGGTGACGTGACATTTTCGACTGGATCTCGCCCCACTGGGCTTCGAACTCGACCGGGACCAGATCCTTGTCGTTGCCCAGCCACTTCGTCGATTCCGGCGAGACTTCCAGCAGGTCGGCGATGAAACGGCTGCTGGAGAGGATGTGGCAGAGCCGTTCCGCGGCGGCCTTCGAGTCGCGGAGCATGCCCAGATACCAGTGGGTCTGTCCCAGCCCCTCACTGAGCCGCCGGAAACCGAGCAGCCCGGCGTCGGGATCCACGCCGTCGGCCAACCAGCCGAGCAGCACGGGCAGCAACTGCCGCTGCAGGGCAGAGCGCCGGCTGATACCGGAAGTGAGGGCCTCGATGTGGCGCATGGCCACCTTCGGGTCGAGGTAGCCCAGGGCGGCAAGGCGAGCCCGGGCCGCCTCGGGTGTGAGCTTGACGTCGTCGACGCTAAGGTTCGCGGCGGTGTTCAGCAGCGGGCGGTAGAAGATGCTCTCGTGCAATCCGCGCACCAGCCGCTTGGTCTGCTGCCATTGCTCCAGCAGGGCGGCAGCTGCGGGCCGGGTGGTGATCTGTGCACCCTGGGAGGTCATGGCGAGGGCGCGGCGTGAGGCGTCATCCTCGGGCATGAGGTGGGTGCGGCGCATGTTGACCAGCTGGATCCGGTGCTCCAGGACGCGCAGGTACCGGTAGGACTCGTCGAACGCCTTCGCATCGGAACGGCCGATATAGCCCGCCGCGCTCAGTGCCGCGATCGCCGACGTGGTGTCCTTGATCCTGATCGTTTCGTCCGCCTTGCCGTGGACCAGTTGCAGCAGCTGGACGGTGAATTCGACGTCGCGCAGGCCACCTGGCCCGAGCTTCAGCTGGCGTTCCGCCTCGTGGGAGGGAATGTTGTCGGTGACGCGGCGGCGCATCGCCTGGACCGAGTCGACGAACCCTTCACGCTCGGACGAGTTCCAGACGAGGGGTGCCACGGAATCCTCGTACCGGCGGCCAAGGTCGGCGTCGCCGGCGATGGTTCGTGCTTTCAGCAGTGCCTGGAACTCCCAGGTTTGGGCCCATCGCGCGTAATAGGACAGGTGGGAGTCGAGGGTCCTAACGAGTGGACCGTCGCGGCCTTCCGGACGCAGGTTCGCATCCACCTCCCAGAGGCCCGGCTCGATACCGCTGGACGTGATGGCCCGGGAAATCCCGGTGGCCAGTGACGTCCCGATCTTCACGGCCAGATCCTCGGCGAGGTCTGGCGCGTCGATCACGTAGATGACGTCGACGTCGGAAATGTAGTTCAGCTCGCCGGCGCCGCACTTTCCCATCCCCATCACAGCGAGGCGGACCGATGCGATGTCGGCGACGGAGAAACTGCTCGCCAGTTCCGCGCGGGAGACGGCCAACGCTGCTTCGACCGCCGCCGCTGCCAGATCTGCGAGCTCCTGGCCGACGGTGGGCAGGTAGTCCACGGGCGACGCCGAACACAGGTCCCGCACGGCAAGCTCCACCAGATGGCAGCGGTAGCGGGTGCGCAGCAGAGCGTAGGCTTCTTTGCCGCCGGTACCGGCCACGGGCATGCCCGACGACGGGTCGGCGTCGACCGCTTCCAGGAGAGAGGACCGGAGGTGTGCGGCAGGAACTCCTCCGGGGGCCCTGCTGGGACTGACCTTGATGGTGTCGAGGTGCTCGGGCCGGCGCATCAGGAATTCTGCCAGCGCCTCCGACGCACCCAGGAGGCGGAACAGCGGTTCGCTGCTGGCACCGCCGTCGGCCACCACCGAAGCCAGACCGGGCTGGACCGCCAGAAGGCGGACCAGCGACTGCAGGGCAAGATCGGGGTTGGCAGAGCGCGCCAGCCCATCGAACAGGGCCCGCTCCGGGATGTCCTTCAGCTCCGGTGCAGCCAGGAACCGGGTGCTTTTCTCCAGATCAGTAAAACCCCTACTGATGAGTTGGCGGTTCAGGCTCATGGTGGGTGCCAGCTTAGAGGATCCCGAGGTTGCGCCGCAGTTCATAGGGCGTGACCTGGATGCGGTAGTCGTGCCATTCGGCGCGCTTGTTCCGCAGGAAGTTCTCGTAGACCTGCTCGCCCAGTATCCCGGCAACCAGTTCCGAATCCTCCATCACCCGGATCGCGTCGTGGAGGCTTGCGGGCAGCGGGTCGTGGCCCATCGCGCGGCGCTCGGTGGCCGTCAGGCTCCACACATCGTCCTCGGCGCCCGGCGGCAGCTCGTAGCCTTCCTCGATACCCTTCAGACCGGCGCCGAGCAGCACTGAGTAGGCGAGGTAGGGGTTGCTGGCCGAGTCGATACCGCGGTATTCGATGCGCGCCGACTGGCCCTTGTTCGGCTTGTACAGGGGGACGCGGACCAGTGCTGAACGGTTGTTGTGGCCCCAGGACAGGTAGCTGGGGGCTTCTCCCCCGCCCCAGAGCCGCTTGTAGGAGTTGACGAACTGGTTGGTGACCGCTGTGAACTCGGGGGCGTGTTTGAGGATTCCGGCGATGAACTGGCGTGCCGTCTTGGACAGCTGGAATTCGGCTCCGGCCTCGTAGAAGGCGTTGGCGTCGCCCTCGAAGAGGGAGAAATGGGTGTGCATGCCGGAGCCGGGGTGGTCGGAGAACGGCTTGGGCATGAAGGTGGCGTAGCTGTTCTGGGTCAGTGCCACCTCTTTGATGATGGTCCGGAAGGTCATGATGTTGTCGGCGGTCTGCAGCGCGTCCGCGTAGCGCAGGTCGATCTCGTTCTGGCCCGGCCCGGCCTCGTGGTGGGTGAACTCGACGGAGATCCCGACCGATTCCAGCATGGCGACGGCGGTGCGCCGGAAGTCCTGCGCCACGCCGCCCGGCACGTGGTCGAAGTAGCCCGCCTGGTCCACCGGTACGGGCTGGCCGTCCGGGCCCAGCTCGTCGGATTTGAGCAGGTAGAACTCGATTTCCGGGTGGGTATAGCAGGTGAATCCCATGTCCGCGGCTTTCGCCAGGGTCCGCTTCAACACCCCGCGGGGGTCGGCGGTGGAGGGCTCCCCATCCGGGGTGAGGATGTCACAGAACATCCTCGACGTCGGTTCCTTCTCCCCACGCCAGGGCAGGATCTGGAAGGTTGACGGGTCGGGCTGCGCCAGCATGTCCGACTCGAACACCCGCGCCAAGCCTTCGATGGAGGAGCCGTCAAAGCCCAGCCCCTCCTCGAAGGCTCCTTCCACTTCTGCCGGGGCAAGTGCCACCGACTTCAGTGAACCGACGACGTCGGTGAACCACAGGCGCACAAACCGCACATCGCGTTCCTCGATGGTACGGAGTACAAATTCCTGCTGGCGGTCCATTGCTACCCTCTTTCATGCAGTTGATTGGTGCCCGCCCATCATCACGAGGGCGGGCCACCAGTTCACTCTACTGGGCGGGGTCTCGTACGGCAGGATCACCACCGTTATGCCAGGCGGGGTGACGTCAGAGCACCAGGCCCAGGGCGAAAGGACCAATCATGACCGTGAAGATCGTGATGAGGATGACGCCCACGATATTGAGGACAATACCGCCGCGCACCATCTCGGTGATCTTCACGTTTCCGGTGGCGTAGACAATCGCGTTGGGAGGCGTACCGACCGGGAGCATGAACGCGCAGGTGGCCGCGAGGGCTGCCGGAATGAGCAGCGTCTGCGGGTCGATACCAATGCCGATGGCAACGCCGCCGAGGATCGGAATGAAGGTTGCTGCCGTCGCAGTGTTGCTGGTGATCTCTGTCAGGAGCAGTACAATCGTCACCACAACGGCCAGCAGCAACACAATCGGCAGGGCGCCGAGCCCGCTGACCTGCTCGCCGAACCAGGCGTCGAGCCCGGTCCGCGCAACCGCTCCGGCGAGGGCTAGGCCTCCGCCGAACAACAGCAGCACACCCCAGGGCAGGCCCTCTTCGGCATCCTTCCAGACCAGGGTCATGTTTCCCTTCTTGTCAGCCGGGATCATGAACAGTGCGATACCCGCCGAGATCGCAATCGCCGTGTCATCCAGCGATCCAAGCCATGGCATAGCCGACTCGACCGCGCCGATGTTCGACAGGAGACCCGGGAAGATCCAGAGGAAGGCGGCACTCGCGAACACCACGAGGACGGTCTTTTCGCCCTGGCTCATGGTGCCGAGCTTGCTGATCTCGGAATCGATCAGTTCCTTGCCGCCCGGGATTTCCTCGAGGGCGAACTTGAAGATGACACGGGTGATGAGCAGCCAGGCAATTCCGATGAAGACGACGACGATCGGGACACCGAGCATCATCCACTGGACGAAGCCGACGTCCTCACCGAGTTCGGTGCTGATGTATCCGGCGACGATCGCGTTGGGAGGGCTGCCGAGGAGGGTACCCAGACCACCGATGGTTGCTGCCCAGGCGATCGAGAGGATGAGGGCCACACCGAAAATGCGGACCTCCTTGTCGCTGACGACGTCGCTGATGGACTTGCCGGCGTCGAGGTCCCTGGCTGTCTGGCCGGTGGGTGTCTTGGACCCGTGGCTGTTCTCGACGACGAGGGTGAGGATGCTGAGCGCGATCGGGAGCATCATCAGCGTGGTCGCCGTGTTG comes from the Arthrobacter sp. CAN_C5 genome and includes:
- a CDS encoding bifunctional [glutamine synthetase] adenylyltransferase/[glutamine synthetase]-adenylyl-L-tyrosine phosphorylase — encoded protein: MSLNRQLISRGFTDLEKSTRFLAAPELKDIPERALFDGLARSANPDLALQSLVRLLAVQPGLASVVADGGASSEPLFRLLGASEALAEFLMRRPEHLDTIKVSPSRAPGGVPAAHLRSSLLEAVDADPSSGMPVAGTGGKEAYALLRTRYRCHLVELAVRDLCSASPVDYLPTVGQELADLAAAAVEAALAVSRAELASSFSVADIASVRLAVMGMGKCGAGELNYISDVDVIYVIDAPDLAEDLAVKIGTSLATGISRAITSSGIEPGLWEVDANLRPEGRDGPLVRTLDSHLSYYARWAQTWEFQALLKARTIAGDADLGRRYEDSVAPLVWNSSEREGFVDSVQAMRRRVTDNIPSHEAERQLKLGPGGLRDVEFTVQLLQLVHGKADETIRIKDTTSAIAALSAAGYIGRSDAKAFDESYRYLRVLEHRIQLVNMRRTHLMPEDDASRRALAMTSQGAQITTRPAAAALLEQWQQTKRLVRGLHESIFYRPLLNTAANLSVDDVKLTPEAARARLAALGYLDPKVAMRHIEALTSGISRRSALQRQLLPVLLGWLADGVDPDAGLLGFRRLSEGLGQTHWYLGMLRDSKAAAERLCHILSSSRFIADLLEVSPESTKWLGNDKDLVPVEFEAQWGEIQSKMSRHPEPREAMRLIRLIRRRELLRIAIADSSGLLDQSEVGAALSATDRAAILGALHVAEGAVFANEAPLTDVVVVAMGRQGGREITYGSDADVMYVHRAHPGADEAAAQGQAERIVSQLSALLQQPCTPAIQAERVLEIDADLRPEGKQGPMVRSLESFREYYRRWALVWESQALLRALPVAGSDELAAAFTQLIDPIRYPEAISSQGLREIRRLKARMESERLPRGADPSRHLKLGRGGLSDVEWLVQLLQLQHAHGNDALKTTSTLTAMDAIAAAELLPAADVATLRQSWCLSSRVRAANVIWSGKASDLLPSSRRDLEAVARWCGYGPGMGALLEEDYLRLTRRARSIFERAFYGY
- the glnA gene encoding type I glutamate--ammonia ligase; this encodes MDRQQEFVLRTIEERDVRFVRLWFTDVVGSLKSVALAPAEVEGAFEEGLGFDGSSIEGLARVFESDMLAQPDPSTFQILPWRGEKEPTSRMFCDILTPDGEPSTADPRGVLKRTLAKAADMGFTCYTHPEIEFYLLKSDELGPDGQPVPVDQAGYFDHVPGGVAQDFRRTAVAMLESVGISVEFTHHEAGPGQNEIDLRYADALQTADNIMTFRTIIKEVALTQNSYATFMPKPFSDHPGSGMHTHFSLFEGDANAFYEAGAEFQLSKTARQFIAGILKHAPEFTAVTNQFVNSYKRLWGGGEAPSYLSWGHNNRSALVRVPLYKPNKGQSARIEYRGIDSASNPYLAYSVLLGAGLKGIEEGYELPPGAEDDVWSLTATERRAMGHDPLPASLHDAIRVMEDSELVAGILGEQVYENFLRNKRAEWHDYRIQVTPYELRRNLGIL
- a CDS encoding SLC13 family permease; its protein translation is MSDQAEESRAGGTSTAAATEGGEPTRSAGRLWMVRGLGVAIALVIYFALGGSELPNEARAVAAIAGLMAVWWMTEALPLSVTSLLPIVLLPMLSGSTVAEATAPYANPIVFLFLGGFLIAIAMQKWNLHRRIALLTLRRVGTHPRRIILGLMISTAFLSMWVSNTATTLMMLPIALSILTLVVENSHGSKTPTGQTARDLDAGKSISDVVSDKEVRIFGVALILSIAWAATIGGLGTLLGSPPNAIVAGYISTELGEDVGFVQWMMLGVPIVVVFIGIAWLLITRVIFKFALEEIPGGKELIDSEISKLGTMSQGEKTVLVVFASAAFLWIFPGLLSNIGAVESAMPWLGSLDDTAIAISAGIALFMIPADKKGNMTLVWKDAEEGLPWGVLLLFGGGLALAGAVARTGLDAWFGEQVSGLGALPIVLLLAVVVTIVLLLTEITSNTATAATFIPILGGVAIGIGIDPQTLLIPAALAATCAFMLPVGTPPNAIVYATGNVKITEMVRGGIVLNIVGVILITIFTVMIGPFALGLVL